From Leptospira stimsonii, the proteins below share one genomic window:
- a CDS encoding penicillin-binding transpeptidase domain-containing protein, which produces MKSLFSFFWIFFLLFSCKSEPSVLSLPPMPFSEKNLNWDGKSACAILVNLSARSKIYFQKEECSYKSPPASLFHTILALNALESGYLKEDQSLFFWDKTRHPYIRWQKDQNLRSALEYSVHWYFAKLWNDIGPEKGRQLLEKGNDFTSAVPMTRASFWLDGSYSVSPVEFVDYLIRLQESKPPFRKKTIQTVFGILKRESGSVSNASGNHDLPGNWNGIEEYKSDSAFYYNQEEANSWFWALFQKEGAQWLIFTRVRTTGQPAAPLEAAKLASKVLQEESLLLSPLP; this is translated from the coding sequence GTGAAGTCTCTATTCTCATTCTTTTGGATCTTCTTCTTACTTTTCTCTTGTAAAAGCGAACCTTCCGTTTTATCGCTTCCGCCTATGCCTTTTTCGGAAAAGAATCTGAACTGGGACGGGAAATCGGCTTGTGCGATCTTAGTAAACCTAAGCGCAAGAAGTAAAATCTACTTTCAAAAAGAAGAATGTTCTTATAAATCCCCACCCGCTTCTCTTTTTCACACGATTCTTGCGTTGAACGCTTTGGAAAGCGGCTATCTCAAAGAGGATCAATCCCTTTTTTTCTGGGATAAAACGAGACATCCTTATATCCGTTGGCAAAAGGATCAGAATCTTAGATCTGCCCTTGAGTATTCCGTTCATTGGTATTTTGCAAAACTCTGGAACGATATCGGCCCCGAAAAAGGCAGACAGCTCCTTGAAAAAGGAAACGACTTTACGAGCGCCGTTCCGATGACAAGGGCTTCCTTTTGGTTGGACGGTTCTTACTCCGTATCCCCGGTTGAATTTGTGGATTATCTCATCCGTTTACAAGAATCGAAGCCGCCTTTTCGCAAAAAAACGATACAGACAGTCTTCGGTATTTTGAAAAGAGAATCAGGTTCCGTCTCCAACGCGAGCGGCAATCACGATCTTCCTGGTAACTGGAACGGAATCGAGGAATACAAATCCGATTCCGCGTTTTACTATAACCAAGAAGAAGCGAACTCCTGGTTCTGGGCCCTCTTCCAAAAAGAAGGCGCGCAGTGGTTGATATTCACTCGGGTTCGCACAACGGGACAACCCGCGGCTCCTCTGGAAGCGGCCAAACTCGCTTCGAAAGTTCTTCAAGAAGAATCTCTTCTGCTTTCCCCTCTTCCGTAA